In Jaculus jaculus isolate mJacJac1 chromosome 2, mJacJac1.mat.Y.cur, whole genome shotgun sequence, the genomic window ttccactcacaccggagctcctcacaaactcaagaaacatgaagggaggacgaCAGCAGCCAGCGGGGAAGCAGATCATGAgatagaggatcatgtggaccagagGGAGAACTAGAGCTGCCATCCaaagctcccctcccccatcaccagcacaagcgccagcaagcaccagagacctggggaagggagatcacagcacccggCACCCAGCAGCAGCAAGCAGAGCAGTAATCCAGCAACCCagacagcctacttgaacccacagtgcaccaaagagggacccaagcaggagcacagcataactgaaaccaaaatcatcccaaaagttaACTGGGATTACAACAGGTTAGTACCCACCATATAAGCCTGGAATATAGGCTTGAATCAAAACTTCTAATTGCACCTCCTgtatcaggataaattacatgttaaatctgacagatggttggatttgccatgcttaaataaggtatattttgggcttgttattggTTGATTCCAGATttacagtggctttgtttcctcttctgctaTTTATTAGGAAAgcgtctcacttggtcacaagctgacttggaaccctctaaagaccagaaatcttaacctcctagttgacaggattaagggtgtggggcaacacacacgcTAAGGGTCTTTAGAGggtctggttgtcataatacctactcttgcgcaaatactctgtgctgtttttcattaaatgtgtatactgttcagttaaattttagaatctgcctgtattttgttcctttcagcctacttgaatactctcagagTAGGCAAACCCAATATCagaggtcacttttgtagatactctgagggtcttaagagccacacctagcaccttaagctcctaccctgaagataaataacatcagattgattgatacatctaataatactgcagctaactagaaaatccaagcattaaattaatccaagatgtaaaaatatatacattataacacgaCACCAAAAATTAAGACCAAAAGtataaatgcatcagaaattacctctagtgagaatgaattagaggaaatgcctgaaaaaaaaatttcaaagaatgattataaatatactcaaagaagtcaaagaggaaatcaaaggaatgaaagaggaaatcaaggaaTCAAAGACGACaaagaaaccaatttaatgaaataaagaggtaaatacaaaacataaataaggaaatagaaataataacgaaaaactactagcaatgaagaacacagtcaatgaaattaaaaaaaaaaaaaaaactagaaaaatctcagcagtagaatggatgaaggagaggatagaatatctaaactagaagaccagatggcagatatAATGatatccaacaaagagaaagacatgaaagacactatgaaaagatcaaacataagaattcagagtatagtagaaggagaagaatttcactccaaaggcatagtaggtgttttcaacaaaatcaaaaaagaaaactttccccaaactgggaaagaaatgtcaatgcagacacaagaatcctttagaacaccaaacagacaaaatctggaaagaacctctccttgccatattataattaaactatcaaacatacaaaccgaagaaaaaatattgaaagcagttagatagaaaaatcaagttccatacaaatgcaagcccatcaggatcatagcagattactcaacacaaactttaaatgccagaagggtttggagtgatgtaatccaagttctgaaagataacaactgtcaaccaaggttattttatcctgcaaagctatccattcaaataaatggagaaataagaccattccacaacaaaagcaggctaaaggaatatttaaagacaaaaccagctctacagaaaatacctgaaagagccaggtgtggtggcgcacgcctttaatcccaacactcaggaggcagaggtaggaggatcgccataagttcaagaccaccctgagactacatagtgaattccaggtcagcctgggctagagtgacaccctaccttgaaaaacaaaaaaaaaaagaaaagaaaagaaaataactgaaagaatcctcaatgctgaagagaaagaaaatcacacatataaggaacatgcagaaaacaaaccatattcaaatactagttaatacaagaaagcaaaggtaaaacaggatGAACTaccaaaaaatgacaaaaatagatacacacctttcaataatatctctttttttttaaataaaaatcaaactttaTTGAACATAGGCATAGATGgactttcaaattatttttgtttcatagcTGTTCTGTAAACCATCTGGTCCATGGCAGTTCCTCTCATATAAAGATGCTTATACATTTTTGTCAAGTTTGTATTTTGTCTCAATTTTATATTCACAAACATATATTTAATTCTAGATAGGAGCACTTGTGATTGGATGACTAGAGCATGGTAATGCATGGTATATACACTGCTCAAGCTGGTGATAAAGTATCAACTGCTCTGCAGTAACtgtcacatacatgtacaaattgGAATTTTAGTGAATATTTTAGCTTTACTCTTATTTTTACATTAGCATAGCTGATGTAAGTTACAGGCAGTCAAATACTTTTGTTTCCTACCTTCCAACTGAACAGAAATACACAATGTATCATTTTCGTTGGGTTAGACACACTTTTTACATCTCAACAAGAATGCCATAACCCTTTTTTGAACAAAATTACCAGGGTACTAATGAAACTATCTTTGGAGGAAGCTTAATaatcatatttaaaatacatcCTCCACTGGCAAGCTCACTGCCTTCTCCTAGAAGGTGGCTATGTAAATTCTTGTCTCTCAAATTTATGTGCAGTTCAACAACATTCCCTTACTGGAAACACAAATTTCCACAACACAGTTCCCCAAAACTGAAGTCTTaaaattctgtctctcccttggCTTGCTTCTCTCTTGATTCCACCCAGGCTTTATTAATGGTTCGCTTCATATCATCGTCTCCATcttcataaattttctttaagACATTCATTAATCCCTCACTGGGATCTGTTTCATTGTCATAGgagggcttttctttttctttgcactCCTTCTCAACTTGAGTCAAGTAGTCCCATCGtgtgttttctgctttctttctacaTAAGATGATAACTGTGTCAGTCTTGACTTTTTTTGAACTGCCTTCCACAGAGATGGGTTTCAAAAGattgttcacaatcatggagTAATTCTTCCCATTTAGATTCTTCACCAAAAGATCAAATGATCTCTCGGTGAAATGCACTTGCACGTTCTCAATGGGAACCTGGTGAACTCCAGTTAAGGTAATGTAGATTTTCACAAACTTATCTGACTGATCCCATCCATAATTACTGATCTTCACTGTATATCCTGTTGTAAGAGGAGCAACTACAGCAGCTGGCTTTTCACTGTCAACAAGTTCTggtttcttctgtgatttctgcTGCATCttgttctttatttctgtctcaatcttgtttttttcaaCTGTAAGGGCATCACGCACTCTTTTCCTAGTGGACTTTTCCAACAAGACCTTTACCTCTTCTAGGTCTTTCTGCAATTGGCCCACTACAGCTACTAGTAAGTAAAAGAACACTCTTTCCGAAGCCCTCCGCCAAGAGAGTTTTAATTTGCAGTCAGTTTTAATTTCCCAGAGCTTGCTGGCCCGCGGCTGGTCCACGCGGACGGAAGGACCCGAGGCAACGTGAAGGTGACCagctcaataatatctcttaataccaacgttgtcaatgtcccaaccaaaagacgtagctttgcaggctgggttaaacagcaggatcctccaatttgttgcctccaagaaactcacctttctacaaaggacagatactatcttagggtgaaagattggaaaacagtgtttcaaacaaatgggcctagaaaacaatcaggggttgctatcctaatatctgacaaggtagacttctgtCCAACATTAGTTGAGAAAGataaagtcactttatattgattaaaggcacactcaaacaggaggacattacaatcctaaacatatatgcacctaacatgggggctcccaacttcattgaacaaacactattagaactgaagtcacagataacaccaaacacagtggtagtaggtgacttcaacaccccactctcatcaattgacaggtcatcccagcaaaaaataaaaaataaaataaacagagaagtgtctggattaaatgaggtcatagaagaaatggacctaacagatatatacaggacatttcatccaaatgctacagaatacacattcttttcagcagcacatggaacattctctaaaatagatcatatattagaacacaaagaaaatcttaacaaatacaggaaaattgaaatcattccttgcattctatctgaccacaatggaatcaaactacaaatcaacagcaagaaaagctatagagcatacacaaaatcatggaaactaaacaagacactactaaatgatgaatgggtcaatgaagaaatcaagaaggaaaccaaaaaattcatagactcaaatgataatgagaatacaacatacacaatgaaggcagtgctaagaggtaaatttagagctttaagtgccaatattaagaaactggaagctgggcgtggtggcacatgccttttattcccaggattcaggaggcagaggtaggaggatcgccatgagttcaaggccaccctgagactccatagaatcatgtcatctgcatgaattccaggttagcctgggctagagggagaccctaccttgaaaaaccaaaaaaaaaaaaaaaaaaaaaagaaattggagaaGTCTTAAATGatctaatgtttcaccttaaagccttggaaaaagaagaacaaggcaaactgaaaatcagtacatgggaagaaataataaagattagggcaaaaattaatgaaatagaaacaaacaaaaaaaaatccaaagaatacatgaaacaaagagttggttctttgaaagaaaaaccaagattgataaacccttagcaaatttgaccaaaagaaagagaatagacacaaattaataaaattagaaatgaaaaaggcaccatcacaacagataccaggtaacagagaaattcaaaaaatcatagggacatagtatgaaaatctgaaagaaatggatgatttccttgatttatatgacctacctaaattaaattaaattaaatcaagatgagattaatcacttaaattgacctataacaagtatggagatccaagcagttatcaaagatctcccaactaaaaaaagtagaggaccagatggattcactggaaattttaccagaccttcagggaagaactaaaaccattacttcttaaatttttccataaaacagaataagaaggaatcctacccaactccttttacaaagccagcatcaccctgataccaaacccaggcaaagatagaacaaaaaaagaaaattacagtgctcgcttcagcagcacatatactaaaattggaacaatacagagaagattagcatggcccctgcgcaaggatgacatgcaaatacgtgaagtgttccatatttaaaaaaaaagaaaattacagaccaatctccctcatgaacatagatgcaaaaattcacaacaaaatattggcaaacaatacaagaatatatcagaaagattattcaccctgaccaagtaggctttatcccagagatgcaggaatggttcaacatacacaaatcaataaatgtaatacattatataaattgactgaaggacaaaaatcacatggaactaaatatctcaaaagaagaaatatggatggcatataagcatctaaaaaaatgttctatatccctagtcatcagggaaatgcagattgaaactatgttgagattccctCTCATtcctgttagattggccaccatcatgaaaacaaatgatcataaatgctggtggggatgtattaaaagaggaacccttctacactgctggtgggaatgcaatctggtccagccattgtggaaaacagtgtggaggtttctaagacagctaaaaatagatctaccatatgacccagctatagcactcctaggcatatgtcctaaggactcatctcgttaccttagagatacttgctcaatcatgtttattgccgctcaattaacaatagctgggaaatgg contains:
- the LOC123458830 gene encoding calcyclin-binding protein, whose amino-acid sequence is MQQKSQKKPELVDSEKPAAVVAPLTTGYTVKISNYGWDQSDKFVKIYITLTGVHQVPIENVQVHFTERSFDLLVKNLNGKNYSMIVNNLLKPISVEGSSKKVKTDTVIILCRKKAENTRWDYLTQVEKECKEKEKPSYDNETDPSEGLMNVLKKIYEDGDDDMKRTINKAWVESREKQAKGETEF